From a single Dehalococcoidales bacterium genomic region:
- a CDS encoding GPW/gp25 family protein, which yields MFLNKVPSTEDEQIVKSFAFPYQLGPTGMPAMVSPQNKTYVNIVALLMTAPGERVMRPSLGVPIYSFVFENMTPIQQARLANLVANAIETYIPGTRVNSVTPSSQKLENGIGVSIIFDIVYTVGGESREQQVILTPTTQGV from the coding sequence ATGTTTTTGAATAAGGTGCCATCGACGGAAGATGAACAGATTGTAAAGTCGTTTGCTTTTCCGTATCAGCTTGGACCGACGGGTATGCCAGCGATGGTGTCGCCGCAGAATAAAACCTATGTAAATATCGTGGCGTTGCTGATGACGGCTCCGGGCGAGCGGGTGATGAGGCCGTCGTTGGGCGTGCCGATCTATTCGTTTGTGTTCGAGAACATGACGCCGATTCAGCAGGCGAGATTGGCTAATTTGGTGGCGAACGCAATAGAGACATATATCCCAGGGACGCGGGTGAATAGCGTTACTCCATCGTCTCAAAAACTGGAAAATGGCATTGGGGTGTCAATCATTTTTGACATCGTGTATACCGTTGGTGGTGAATCACGGGAGCAGCAAGTGATTCTTACACCGACGACGCAGGGAGTCTGA